A genomic window from Streptomyces sp. 846.5 includes:
- a CDS encoding anti-sigma factor translates to MSSADLHTLTGAFALHALSDRESEEFSRHLAACEACDQEVRELRETAARLALATAVTPSEDFRARVMAALPEVRQLPPLVRNRSGASVGPLRWWRIQRRLPQLAVAACLVLALVAGGIAINEQQQEQKQHRATEQMQAQAAALSALLAAPDARFHSAVVKGGGSSTIVSSLTLQQAAFVYQGLTELPSGKVYELWYSKGGHMVPAGLLPARAVDGATMLTGTPSGAAGVGVTVEPAGGSPQPTSTPVVLVGLPTT, encoded by the coding sequence GTGAGCAGCGCCGACCTGCACACACTGACCGGCGCCTTCGCCCTGCACGCGCTCTCCGACCGCGAGTCGGAGGAGTTCTCCCGCCATCTGGCCGCGTGCGAGGCCTGCGACCAGGAGGTGCGCGAACTCCGGGAGACGGCGGCACGGTTGGCGCTCGCCACGGCCGTGACGCCGTCGGAGGACTTCCGGGCCAGGGTGATGGCGGCACTGCCGGAGGTGCGGCAGCTTCCGCCGCTGGTCAGGAACAGGAGCGGCGCATCCGTCGGGCCGCTGCGCTGGTGGCGGATCCAGCGGCGACTGCCGCAGCTGGCGGTGGCCGCCTGCCTGGTGCTGGCGCTGGTCGCGGGCGGGATCGCGATCAATGAACAGCAGCAGGAGCAGAAGCAGCACCGGGCCACCGAGCAGATGCAGGCGCAGGCGGCGGCGTTGAGCGCGCTGCTGGCGGCGCCCGACGCCCGCTTCCACAGCGCGGTGGTGAAGGGCGGCGGCAGCAGCACGATCGTCAGCTCGCTGACGCTGCAGCAGGCCGCGTTCGTGTACCAGGGACTGACCGAGCTGCCGTCCGGCAAGGTGTACGAGCTCTGGTACAGCAAGGGCGGGCACATGGTCCCGGCCGGGCTGCTGCCGGCCCGGGCCGTGGACGGCGCGACGATGCTGACCGGGACGCCGAGCGGTGCCGCGGGGGTGGGGGTGACCGTGGAGCCTGCGGGCGGGTCGCCGCAGCCCACGAGCACGCCGGTGGTGCTGGTGGGACTGCCGACGACCTGA
- a CDS encoding ABC transporter permease has product MNLFHYANVFFSDNANWSGADGIPTRLWEHVQYSLMALGIAAVIGLPLGLVTGHTGRGGNALALVATAARALPSFGLLVLLTVLMGLGLTPVMVPLVALAVPPMLVTTYEAIRSVDRALVDAARGMGMGPLRVMFQVELPVALPLILSGIRSSAVQIVSTATIAAYVAFGGLGRYIVDGLYQVDYNKVVGGAVLVALLAVLTLGLFWLAGKVLVSPGVRRQRR; this is encoded by the coding sequence GTGAACCTCTTCCACTACGCCAATGTCTTCTTCAGCGACAACGCCAACTGGAGCGGGGCCGACGGGATCCCGACCCGGCTGTGGGAGCACGTCCAGTACTCGCTGATGGCGCTCGGCATCGCCGCGGTGATCGGGCTGCCGCTCGGGCTGGTCACCGGGCACACCGGGCGCGGGGGGAATGCGCTGGCGCTGGTCGCCACGGCGGCGCGGGCGCTGCCCAGCTTCGGTCTGCTGGTGCTGCTCACGGTGCTGATGGGGCTCGGGCTCACGCCGGTGATGGTCCCGCTGGTGGCCCTGGCGGTGCCGCCGATGCTGGTCACCACGTACGAGGCGATTCGCTCGGTGGACCGGGCGCTGGTGGATGCGGCCCGGGGCATGGGCATGGGTCCGCTTCGGGTGATGTTCCAGGTGGAGCTGCCGGTGGCGCTGCCGCTGATCCTGAGTGGGATCCGCTCGTCCGCTGTGCAGATCGTCTCTACGGCGACGATTGCGGCGTATGTGGCTTTCGGGGGGCTGGGGCGCTACATCGTGGACGGGCTCTACCAGGTGGATTACAACAAGGTTGTTGGTGGGGCGGTGCTGGTCGCCCTGTTGGCGGTGCTGACGCTGGGTCTGTTCTGGCTTGCCGGGAAGGTGTTGGTGTCGCCGGGGGTGCGGAGGCAACGGCGGTAG
- a CDS encoding RNA polymerase subunit sigma-70 — protein MSETRQLADDAGSRDPAVGLRAVRALRDLAERLEDLQVGNARAQGWSWQDIASCLGVSRQAVHKKYARRGPGIFGRGDE, from the coding sequence ATGAGTGAGACCAGACAGCTCGCGGACGACGCGGGCAGCCGCGACCCCGCGGTGGGGCTCAGGGCGGTTCGCGCCCTGCGCGACCTCGCGGAGCGGCTTGAGGATCTGCAGGTCGGCAACGCACGGGCGCAGGGCTGGTCGTGGCAGGACATCGCCTCCTGTCTCGGCGTCAGCAGGCAGGCCGTGCACAAGAAGTACGCCCGGCGCGGGCCGGGGATCTTTGGAAGAGGTGACGAGTAG
- a CDS encoding ATP/GTP-binding protein: MVIAGGFGVGKTTTVAAISEIEPLTTEASITEVAAGVDDLTHTPHKTTTTVAMDFGCITLDPTLKLYLFGTPGQDRFGFMWDDLVEGALGGLVIVDTRRLDDCFAAVDYFENKGLPFAVGVNVFDGSLGHDLDEVRWALDIGENVPLVLFDARERGSVRDALLVVLELALARAER; the protein is encoded by the coding sequence ATGGTCATCGCCGGCGGTTTCGGCGTGGGCAAGACCACCACGGTCGCCGCCATCTCCGAGATCGAGCCGCTGACCACCGAGGCCAGCATCACCGAGGTCGCGGCCGGGGTCGACGACCTCACCCACACTCCGCACAAGACCACGACCACGGTCGCCATGGACTTCGGCTGCATCACCCTGGACCCCACCCTGAAGCTCTACCTCTTCGGCACGCCGGGGCAGGACCGCTTCGGCTTCATGTGGGACGACCTGGTGGAGGGCGCGCTCGGCGGCCTGGTCATCGTGGACACCCGGCGGCTGGACGACTGCTTCGCCGCCGTCGACTACTTCGAGAACAAGGGCCTGCCGTTCGCGGTCGGCGTCAATGTCTTCGACGGCAGCCTGGGCCACGACCTCGACGAGGTCCGCTGGGCGCTGGACATCGGCGAGAACGTACCCCTGGTCCTCTTCGACGCCCGCGAACGCGGGTCCGTCCGCGATGCTCTGTTGGTGGTGCTGGAGCTGGCGCTGGCCCGCGCGGAACGGTGA
- a CDS encoding DUF742 domain-containing protein, which yields MADDPLPPPLPPAPAAEPEPEPAPVPVPESTRSSLAVRPFLLTTGRVAGAAELPLETQVVATTDGLTALPGLTFEQHAIVAACRVPLSLAELAARLRLHLNVVRVIAGDLRTARHLAVYVPQASTAQDVSVLRRVIDGLRAVPDSRGLPRDSDRPA from the coding sequence ATGGCGGACGACCCGCTGCCGCCCCCCCTGCCCCCCGCCCCGGCGGCCGAGCCGGAACCGGAACCCGCTCCGGTCCCCGTGCCCGAGAGCACCCGCAGCAGCCTCGCCGTACGCCCGTTCCTGCTCACCACGGGACGCGTCGCGGGGGCGGCCGAACTCCCGCTGGAGACCCAGGTCGTGGCGACGACGGACGGTCTGACCGCGCTCCCGGGCCTCACCTTCGAACAGCATGCGATCGTCGCCGCCTGTCGGGTCCCGCTGTCCCTGGCCGAGCTCGCCGCCCGGCTGCGGCTCCATCTCAATGTCGTCCGGGTGATCGCCGGCGACCTGCGCACCGCCCGGCACCTGGCCGTCTACGTTCCCCAGGCCAGCACCGCCCAAGACGTTTCCGTACTGCGAAGGGTTATCGATGGTCTCCGCGCCGTCCCCGACTCCCGAGGACTTCCACGTGACAGCGACCGCCCTGCCTGA
- a CDS encoding STAS domain-containing protein: MGAGPSTAVVVLDGGPIVEILLEGDLDLAVAPLLAPVVRQVLADPGVRSIELDVALVAFCDSSGLSALLNARNRAAEKGVTLRLVRVGARLERLITATGLGRVLGVAN, translated from the coding sequence ATGGGCGCTGGACCGAGCACCGCCGTGGTGGTCCTGGACGGGGGCCCCATCGTGGAGATTCTGCTGGAGGGCGATCTGGATCTGGCCGTCGCCCCGCTGCTCGCACCGGTGGTACGGCAGGTGCTGGCGGATCCGGGGGTGCGGTCCATCGAACTGGACGTCGCCCTGGTCGCGTTCTGCGACAGCAGCGGGCTGAGCGCGCTGCTCAACGCCAGGAACCGGGCGGCGGAGAAGGGCGTGACGCTGCGGCTGGTACGGGTGGGGGCGCGGCTGGAGCGACTGATCACGGCGACCGGGCTCGGACGGGTCCTCGGGGTCGCGAACTGA
- a CDS encoding molybdopterin-dependent oxidoreductase encodes MRPAALQSSFRSRLHEPRTAVVIGRWLGAAFVVCFLTGLISHGLQDPPGWLRDHLPSRPVNGYRITQGLHVISGIAAIPLLGAKLWTVYPQLFAWPPVRSVLHALERLGIVLLLGAALLEVFTGLLNTLQWYPWPFPFRQTHFWLAWIAVGGLLLHIAAKYPEISANWSRARAVRVPGRRAFLTGVALSVVTVSTVTAGQTVPWLRRLDLLAPRRPDIGPQGLPVNRTAAAAGTADVAVADWRLTVVGPTRYTLTLAELNALPQYTAVLLISCVEGWSASAHWTGVRVRDLLERAGAQAGARLRVVSLERYGGYATTEMEASYARDPLTLLALRVNGQVLAPDHGFPARIIAPNRPGVLQTKWVSRLEVVG; translated from the coding sequence CTGCGCCCGGCGGCGCTGCAGTCCTCGTTCCGTTCGCGGCTGCACGAGCCGCGCACCGCCGTGGTGATCGGACGGTGGCTCGGCGCCGCTTTCGTGGTCTGCTTCCTCACCGGTCTGATCAGCCATGGGTTGCAGGATCCGCCCGGATGGCTGCGCGACCACCTGCCCAGCCGACCGGTGAACGGCTACCGGATCACCCAGGGACTGCATGTCATCAGCGGCATCGCGGCGATCCCGCTGCTCGGCGCGAAACTGTGGACGGTGTATCCCCAGCTCTTCGCCTGGCCGCCGGTGCGCAGTGTGCTGCACGCACTGGAGCGGCTGGGCATCGTCCTGCTGCTCGGAGCGGCGCTGCTGGAGGTCTTCACCGGGCTGCTGAACACCCTGCAGTGGTACCCCTGGCCGTTCCCGTTCCGGCAGACGCACTTCTGGCTGGCCTGGATCGCCGTGGGCGGCCTGCTGCTCCACATCGCCGCCAAGTACCCGGAGATCAGCGCGAACTGGAGCAGGGCCAGGGCGGTCCGGGTACCCGGACGGCGGGCGTTCCTGACCGGGGTGGCACTGTCGGTGGTGACCGTCAGCACTGTCACGGCGGGCCAGACGGTGCCCTGGTTGCGGCGGCTGGACCTGCTGGCGCCCCGCCGCCCCGACATCGGCCCGCAGGGCCTGCCTGTGAACCGGACCGCGGCCGCCGCCGGGACCGCCGATGTCGCGGTGGCCGACTGGCGGCTCACCGTCGTCGGCCCGACCCGGTACACCCTCACGCTCGCCGAGCTGAACGCCCTGCCGCAGTACACGGCGGTACTGCTGATCTCCTGCGTCGAGGGTTGGAGCGCATCGGCGCACTGGACCGGCGTGCGGGTGCGTGACCTGCTGGAACGGGCCGGCGCGCAGGCCGGGGCGCGGCTGCGGGTGGTCTCGCTGGAGCGCTATGGCGGATATGCGACGACCGAGATGGAGGCGTCCTACGCCCGGGACCCGCTGACCCTGCTCGCCCTCCGGGTCAACGGCCAGGTGCTGGCGCCCGACCACGGGTTCCCGGCGCGGATCATCGCGCCGAACCGGCCGGGGGTGCTGCAGACCAAGTGGGTGTCCCGGCTGGAGGTCGTCGGATGA
- a CDS encoding roadblock/LC7 domain-containing protein, producing the protein MTTPTDDPAALASAAADFTWLLNRFATETAGVVDAIAVSSDGLLIAVSRLRDPADSERLAAIVSGITSLAAGASGNYGLGALNKVIIDLEGGHLLVSSIGNGSVLGVVASKEAKLGNIAYEMTLFANRAGAALSPQLIIELKNGVGASAAG; encoded by the coding sequence GTGACCACGCCCACAGACGACCCCGCCGCCCTGGCCTCCGCCGCCGCTGACTTCACCTGGCTGCTGAACCGCTTCGCCACGGAGACGGCAGGCGTGGTTGACGCCATCGCCGTGTCCTCGGACGGACTGCTGATCGCCGTGTCCCGTCTGCGCGACCCCGCCGACTCCGAGCGGCTCGCCGCCATCGTCTCGGGTATCACCAGCCTCGCCGCCGGCGCCTCGGGCAACTACGGGCTGGGCGCCCTGAACAAGGTGATCATCGACCTGGAGGGCGGCCACCTGCTGGTCTCCTCCATCGGCAATGGATCAGTCCTCGGCGTGGTGGCCTCCAAGGAGGCCAAGCTCGGCAACATCGCCTATGAGATGACCCTGTTCGCCAACCGGGCCGGCGCCGCGCTGAGCCCGCAGCTGATCATCGAGCTGAAGAACGGTGTCGGTGCCTCCGCAGCCGGTTGA
- a CDS encoding ABC transporter ATP-binding protein, whose amino-acid sequence MILIDAVTKRYPDGTTAVDRLTLEIPDGSITVLVGPSGCGKTTTLRMINRMIEPTEGRITLDGADIREQPVNSLRRTMGYVIQHAGLFPHRTIAENIATVPRLLGWDRRQARARALELMERVGLDRSLAKRYPYQLSGGQQQRVGVARALAADPPVMLMDEPFSAVDPIVRKGLQEELIRIQSELGKTIVFVTHDIDEAIKIGDMVAVLREGGKLAQYAPPAELLSAPADGFVEDFLGLDRGIRRLSFFTAAGLELNTVPIVAVDSTAEQLAARTIPQTPYLLVTDTEGRPLGWADAKERSAGSEALIAFGHSFTAGRDSLRAALDSAVLSPTGWAVAVDENGRAVGVAAQETIAAAIRAAHLEQTSSTEPVSSTPDDAAVEA is encoded by the coding sequence TTGATACTGATCGACGCTGTGACGAAGCGTTACCCGGACGGCACTACCGCCGTGGACCGGCTCACCCTGGAGATTCCCGACGGTTCGATCACCGTTCTGGTCGGACCGTCCGGCTGCGGCAAGACCACGACGCTGCGGATGATCAACCGCATGATCGAGCCCACCGAGGGGCGAATCACCCTCGACGGCGCCGACATTCGCGAGCAGCCGGTCAACTCGCTGCGCCGCACCATGGGTTATGTCATCCAGCACGCCGGGCTGTTCCCGCACCGCACCATCGCCGAGAACATCGCCACCGTCCCCCGGCTGCTCGGCTGGGACCGCAGGCAGGCCAGGGCGCGTGCGCTGGAGCTGATGGAGCGGGTCGGCCTGGACCGCTCGCTGGCCAAGCGCTACCCCTACCAGCTCTCCGGGGGCCAGCAGCAGCGCGTCGGCGTGGCCCGCGCGCTCGCCGCGGACCCGCCGGTGATGCTGATGGACGAGCCCTTCTCCGCCGTCGACCCGATCGTCCGCAAGGGGCTGCAGGAAGAGCTGATCCGGATCCAGTCCGAGCTGGGCAAGACCATCGTCTTTGTCACCCATGACATCGACGAGGCCATCAAGATCGGCGACATGGTCGCGGTGCTCCGCGAGGGCGGGAAGCTCGCCCAGTACGCGCCGCCCGCCGAACTGCTCTCGGCGCCGGCCGACGGTTTCGTCGAGGACTTCCTCGGCCTGGACCGGGGCATCCGCAGGCTGTCCTTCTTCACCGCGGCGGGACTCGAACTCAACACCGTGCCGATCGTCGCGGTCGACAGCACCGCCGAACAGCTGGCGGCCCGCACAATCCCACAGACTCCTTACCTTCTGGTCACCGACACCGAGGGCCGCCCGCTCGGCTGGGCCGACGCCAAGGAGCGGTCCGCTGGCAGTGAGGCCCTGATCGCCTTCGGCCACTCCTTCACGGCCGGACGCGACTCGCTCCGCGCCGCGCTGGACTCGGCGGTGCTCTCGCCGACCGGCTGGGCGGTCGCGGTCGACGAGAACGGGCGCGCCGTCGGCGTCGCCGCGCAGGAGACCATCGCCGCCGCGATCCGGGCCGCGCACCTGGAGCAGACCAGCAGCACCGAGCCGGTCTCCAGCACTCCCGACGACGCCGCCGTGGAAGCGTGA
- a CDS encoding ABC transporter permease yields MNGFFDIPSDLQASWWGLIGLHLQEALIPVLFGLLIALPLAQLCARFRWLYPPMLGITTVLYALPSLAFIVLLINWTGLSTTTVEIPLTIYSLVVLIPAIVDGVRSVPEETHAAATAMGFGPIRRYLQVELPIAVPAIFAGLRVATVSSISLVSVGALIGNEGGLGNLLSDALHYHRPILAWNSVITTAVLAILIDGLLVLLRRLLTPWAVR; encoded by the coding sequence ATGAACGGCTTCTTCGACATCCCGAGCGACCTGCAGGCGAGTTGGTGGGGCCTGATCGGGCTGCACCTCCAGGAAGCGCTGATCCCGGTGCTGTTCGGCCTGCTGATCGCGCTGCCGCTGGCCCAGCTGTGCGCCCGCTTCCGCTGGCTCTACCCGCCCATGCTCGGCATCACCACCGTGCTCTACGCGCTGCCGTCGCTGGCCTTCATCGTGCTGCTGATCAACTGGACCGGCCTCAGCACCACCACCGTCGAGATCCCGCTGACCATCTACAGCCTGGTGGTGCTGATCCCCGCCATCGTCGACGGGGTGCGCTCGGTGCCCGAGGAGACCCATGCGGCGGCCACCGCGATGGGCTTCGGACCGATCCGCCGCTACCTCCAGGTGGAGCTGCCGATCGCGGTCCCCGCGATCTTCGCCGGGCTGCGGGTCGCCACGGTGTCCAGCATCAGCCTGGTCAGCGTCGGCGCGCTGATCGGCAACGAGGGCGGCCTCGGCAACCTGCTGTCGGACGCCCTGCACTACCACCGCCCGATCCTGGCCTGGAACTCGGTCATCACCACCGCCGTCCTGGCGATCCTCATCGACGGCCTGCTGGTGCTGCTGCGCCGGCTTCTCACACCCTGGGCGGTGCGGTGA
- a CDS encoding sigma-70 family RNA polymerase sigma factor gives MHVAVRGDEPAAPGPGSLETLLDRVSRGDQQAFETVYSAVAGPVLGLVRRLLRDPAQSEEVAQEVLIEVWRCAARFDPARGSAMAWIMTLAHRRAVDRVRSSQASSEREQRAAARDHTPAFDEVSEQVERRLEREQVRRCLGSLTELQRESVTLAYYRGCTYQETADLLGAALGTVKTRLRDGLIRLRDCLGVTA, from the coding sequence ATGCATGTGGCAGTACGCGGCGACGAGCCCGCGGCTCCCGGCCCAGGCTCCCTGGAGACGCTGCTCGACCGTGTCTCCAGGGGCGACCAACAGGCCTTTGAGACCGTCTACTCGGCCGTCGCCGGGCCCGTGCTCGGCCTGGTGCGCCGACTGCTGCGGGATCCGGCGCAGTCGGAGGAGGTGGCCCAGGAGGTGCTGATAGAAGTGTGGCGCTGCGCCGCCCGCTTCGATCCCGCCCGGGGGAGCGCGATGGCCTGGATCATGACCCTGGCCCACCGCCGCGCGGTGGACCGGGTGCGCTCGTCCCAGGCGTCCAGCGAACGGGAGCAGCGCGCGGCCGCCCGCGACCACACCCCGGCCTTCGACGAGGTCAGCGAGCAGGTCGAACGGCGGCTGGAACGTGAGCAGGTACGGCGCTGCCTCGGTTCGCTCACGGAACTGCAACGGGAGTCCGTGACGCTCGCCTACTACCGCGGCTGCACCTACCAGGAGACCGCCGATCTGCTCGGCGCCGCTCTGGGGACCGTCAAGACCCGGCTCCGGGACGGACTCATCCGGCTCCGCGACTGCCTGGGGGTGACCGCGTGA
- a CDS encoding LysE family translocator produces MDTLTALWSFALVVGLLTLTPGLDTALILRTAALRSRREAWGVVLGIQAGTLAWGTLSSLGVSALLTASHTAYEVLRVAGAGYLLWMGGRMLWGTLRRQGGDADAADADDAAAATAGGGGLLLGLRRGALTNLLNPKVGVFYVAVLPQFIPAGAPHLAMGILLTCVHVTEGLIWSTALVAFAGVLRSWLRRPVARRVMDRIAGVVVVGFGLRLALGD; encoded by the coding sequence ATGGACACCCTTACGGCACTCTGGTCATTCGCCCTGGTCGTCGGTCTGCTGACGCTGACTCCTGGGCTCGATACGGCGCTGATCCTGCGGACGGCCGCTCTGCGGAGTCGGCGTGAGGCGTGGGGCGTCGTGCTGGGGATACAGGCGGGGACGTTGGCCTGGGGGACGTTGAGTTCGCTCGGGGTGAGCGCACTGCTGACGGCGTCGCACACGGCGTACGAGGTGCTGCGGGTGGCGGGGGCCGGGTACCTGCTGTGGATGGGCGGGCGAATGCTGTGGGGGACGCTGCGTCGGCAGGGCGGGGACGCCGACGCGGCGGATGCGGATGACGCAGCGGCAGCCACTGCCGGCGGCGGTGGGTTGCTGCTGGGCCTGCGGCGGGGGGCGTTGACGAATCTGCTCAACCCCAAGGTGGGCGTGTTCTATGTCGCGGTGCTGCCGCAGTTCATTCCGGCCGGGGCGCCGCACTTGGCCATGGGGATCTTGCTGACCTGTGTGCATGTGACGGAGGGGCTGATCTGGTCGACGGCGTTGGTGGCCTTCGCCGGGGTGCTGCGGAGCTGGCTGCGGCGGCCGGTCGCGCGGCGGGTGATGGACCGGATCGCCGGGGTCGTCGTGGTCGGGTTCGGGTTGAGGCTGGCGCTGGGGGACTGA
- a CDS encoding Clp protease N-terminal domain-containing protein gives MLERFTEPARRVVNESQLEMRALHHGYVGTEHLLLALLRQPAEPAAALLVRHGLDLDTARAAVQRLLGESGATIDGAALEAIGIDLDAVTARVEAAFGAGALSGASATSAAGRGRTRTLGRGVFTDRARKVLELAVRAAQGRGDRSIGSGHLLLGVLREGGGLAVRVLRDHGLDLAEVERETERTLGTV, from the coding sequence ATGCTCGAACGATTCACCGAGCCCGCGCGTCGGGTGGTCAACGAGTCGCAGCTGGAGATGCGGGCGCTGCACCACGGCTACGTGGGCACCGAGCACCTGCTGCTCGCGCTGCTCCGCCAGCCGGCGGAGCCCGCCGCCGCCCTGCTGGTGCGGCACGGCCTCGATCTGGACACGGCCCGGGCGGCGGTGCAGCGGCTGTTGGGGGAGTCCGGCGCGACGATCGACGGTGCGGCGCTGGAGGCCATCGGCATCGACCTCGACGCGGTGACCGCACGTGTCGAGGCCGCGTTCGGGGCCGGCGCGCTCTCCGGCGCAAGCGCAACCTCGGCCGCGGGCCGGGGGCGGACGAGGACGCTGGGGCGCGGCGTGTTCACCGACCGTGCCAGGAAGGTCCTGGAGTTGGCCGTGCGTGCCGCGCAGGGACGGGGGGACCGGAGCATCGGCTCCGGGCACCTGCTGCTGGGTGTGCTGCGCGAGGGCGGCGGGCTGGCGGTGCGGGTGCTCCGGGACCACGGCCTGGACCTGGCCGAGGTCGAGCGGGAGACCGAGCGGACCCTAGGCACCGTCTGA
- a CDS encoding LCP family protein, with protein MSDTSTGGRAAARRGGGSPSQGRGSAPGGPGTGGGLPPGGRAAMRKASKKGRKKKPLKIIAISAAGIMVVATAGGVYAYQKLNGNIKSDALFAGTAGNAGTEKVDAFGRSPINMLVIGSDIRANAADCNLGGDCASGTGGGNADVEMVVHISADRSNATVMSVPRDLMTDLPACKDSKTGASTSGGFGMINSALQYGPGCSVAAIHQLTGIPIDHFAMVDFSGVVSMSDAVGGVKVCVSNNVYDPQSHLKLSKGTHTLKGVAALEFVRTRHGFGNGGDIGRTAAQHIFLTAMINQMKGAGTLTSPTKLWDLANAATKALTVDTSLDSIPKLVGLAEDLNKVPTDRITFTTMQTGADPANINRLVIGTGAQTLFSTIANDQSLTTASGAKSSAAAATAKAAPSSAAASTSTAAAPASTKSALAPGNIAVHVANGTTTLTGRAAAVLKALTDDGYASNSNIESPASTNVKTTTLTYGPGREADAQEVANSLGLPSSALKQGTASGIHLLIGTDWPTGNTYPGGKSSAAPVNTKVALNNANVQTGNQTGSCAQVGTQDTVSLPGYGGMTPIRAYTLSPKVPDSAP; from the coding sequence ATGAGCGACACCAGTACCGGTGGCCGGGCCGCCGCCCGCCGTGGTGGTGGAAGTCCATCCCAGGGCAGAGGCTCGGCGCCCGGAGGTCCCGGTACCGGTGGCGGCCTGCCCCCCGGCGGGCGCGCGGCGATGCGCAAGGCCTCGAAGAAGGGCCGGAAGAAGAAACCGCTCAAGATCATAGCCATCAGCGCCGCCGGCATCATGGTCGTCGCGACCGCGGGCGGCGTCTACGCCTACCAGAAGCTCAACGGCAACATCAAGAGCGACGCGCTCTTCGCCGGGACAGCAGGCAACGCGGGCACCGAGAAGGTCGACGCCTTCGGCCGCAGCCCCATCAACATGCTGGTGATCGGCTCCGACATCCGCGCCAACGCCGCCGACTGCAATCTCGGCGGCGACTGCGCCAGCGGCACCGGCGGCGGCAACGCCGACGTCGAGATGGTGGTCCACATCTCCGCCGACCGCAGCAACGCGACGGTGATGAGCGTCCCGCGCGACCTGATGACGGACCTGCCCGCCTGCAAGGACAGCAAGACCGGCGCCAGCACCAGCGGCGGCTTCGGCATGATCAACAGCGCCCTGCAGTACGGCCCCGGCTGCAGCGTCGCCGCCATCCACCAGCTGACCGGCATCCCGATAGACCACTTCGCCATGGTCGACTTCAGCGGCGTGGTCTCCATGTCGGACGCGGTGGGCGGTGTGAAGGTCTGCGTCAGCAACAACGTCTACGACCCACAGTCGCACCTCAAGCTGTCGAAGGGCACGCACACCCTCAAGGGCGTGGCCGCGCTGGAGTTCGTCCGCACCCGGCACGGCTTCGGGAACGGCGGTGACATCGGACGCACCGCGGCGCAGCACATCTTCCTGACCGCGATGATCAACCAGATGAAGGGCGCCGGCACCCTCACCAGCCCGACCAAGCTGTGGGACCTGGCCAACGCCGCCACCAAGGCCCTCACCGTGGACACCTCCCTCGACAGCATCCCCAAGCTGGTGGGCCTGGCCGAGGACCTGAACAAGGTCCCCACCGACCGCATCACCTTCACCACCATGCAGACCGGGGCCGACCCGGCCAACATCAACCGCCTGGTGATCGGCACCGGTGCGCAGACCCTGTTCTCCACCATCGCCAACGACCAGTCGCTGACCACCGCGAGCGGAGCCAAGTCCAGCGCCGCCGCGGCCACCGCGAAGGCCGCGCCCTCGTCGGCCGCCGCGAGCACGTCCACGGCCGCCGCCCCCGCCTCGACCAAGTCGGCGCTGGCGCCGGGGAACATCGCGGTGCACGTGGCCAACGGCACCACCACCCTCACCGGTCGGGCCGCCGCCGTCCTGAAGGCGCTGACCGATGACGGCTACGCCTCCAACAGCAACATCGAGAGCCCGGCGTCCACCAACGTCAAGACCACCACGCTCACCTACGGCCCCGGCCGCGAGGCGGACGCCCAGGAGGTCGCCAACAGTCTCGGCCTGCCCAGCAGCGCGCTCAAGCAGGGCACCGCGAGCGGCATACACCTCCTCATCGGCACCGACTGGCCGACCGGCAACACCTACCCCGGCGGCAAGTCCTCCGCCGCGCCGGTCAACACCAAGGTCGCGCTCAACAACGCCAACGTCCAGACCGGCAACCAGACCGGCTCCTGCGCCCAGGTCGGCACCCAGGACACGGTCAGCCTCCCCGGCTACGGCGGGATGACCCCGATACGGGCCTACACGCTCAGCCCGAAGGTCCCGGACTCCGCGCCGTGA